A genome region from Alphaproteobacteria bacterium includes the following:
- the rnr gene encoding ribonuclease R, with translation MTGDASGLPSREQLQKLLAESDGPLNKRELARILNLKGQDRMHLRRMLKELTDEGGLEKDNRRAYRPANALPDRLLIEITGIDLDGELRAKPADWHGAHAPPPIYVMDVKREGGDYKPGDRVLARIRRANETEYEARVIKTLEKEDNAQVVGTFKAYRDGGHVYPTDKKNKEEYFIPPEHRGDYKDGDLVMVEPLIGPNPFGRSKNPAKIVQFLGHKDDVRLISLIAIHSHGIPTVFSKKTLEEAAKLKEPTLEEGRTDLRHIPLVTIDGSDARDFDDAVFAEPDPGHPGGWHLIVAIADVSYYVRPGSALDKDAYERGNSTYFADRVVPMLPEELSNDLCSLRPHVNRACLAVHMRIDKDARLTSWKFVRGLMKSAARLTYEQVQAAHDGNPDDTTGPLMDKVIKPLYQAYSLLKHAREQRGALELDLPERKALIDAKGFLTAVVPRERVAAHQLIEEFMILANVAAAEALEKKNAPCVYRVHDRPAYDRLEATREFLKEMGYSLPKSDQLQPKALNHILKLSAEKEDKQLVHMMLLRTQSAAVYSPDNLGHFGLALERYAHFTSPIRRYADLLVHRSLVRAYGFGAGGMTDDEAGDLHAAAEHISLTERRSMVAERDVMDRFTAQFLSKNIGKEFKGRVNSVTHFGIFVQLDETGADGIVPMSHLPRDFYIHDEKRHALIGKNTGRSFRLTDPVIVRLIEADPLRGSTVFEVIDGGEAGGNSARPAHGRNRGQNYRKNEKRRDGGSRDRNSGSRGGKKGGGKKRRR, from the coding sequence ATGACGGGTGACGCTTCCGGCCTTCCCTCCCGCGAACAGCTGCAAAAACTCCTCGCCGAAAGCGACGGCCCGCTCAATAAACGCGAGCTGGCGCGCATCCTGAATTTAAAAGGTCAGGACCGCATGCACCTGCGCCGCATGCTGAAGGAACTGACCGACGAAGGCGGGCTGGAGAAAGACAACCGCCGCGCCTACCGCCCCGCCAACGCGCTGCCCGACCGGCTGCTGATCGAAATCACCGGCATCGACCTTGACGGCGAATTGCGCGCGAAACCCGCCGACTGGCACGGCGCGCACGCCCCGCCGCCCATCTATGTGATGGATGTGAAGCGCGAAGGCGGCGATTACAAGCCGGGCGACCGCGTGCTGGCGCGCATCCGCCGCGCCAATGAAACGGAATACGAAGCACGCGTCATCAAGACGCTGGAGAAGGAAGACAATGCGCAAGTCGTCGGCACGTTCAAGGCGTATCGCGACGGCGGCCATGTCTATCCGACCGACAAGAAGAACAAGGAAGAATATTTTATTCCACCCGAACATCGCGGCGATTATAAAGACGGCGACCTTGTGATGGTCGAACCGCTGATCGGCCCGAACCCCTTCGGCAGGTCGAAGAACCCCGCGAAGATCGTGCAGTTTTTAGGCCACAAGGACGATGTGCGGCTTATTAGCTTGATCGCCATCCATTCGCATGGCATCCCGACCGTGTTTTCCAAAAAGACATTGGAAGAAGCGGCCAAGCTGAAGGAACCGACGCTGGAGGAAGGGCGCACAGATTTGCGCCATATTCCGCTGGTCACCATCGACGGCAGCGATGCGCGCGATTTCGACGATGCGGTATTTGCCGAACCCGACCCCGGGCATCCGGGCGGCTGGCATTTGATCGTCGCGATTGCCGACGTGTCATATTATGTGCGCCCCGGATCGGCGCTGGATAAAGACGCGTATGAGCGCGGCAATTCCACCTATTTCGCCGACCGCGTCGTGCCGATGCTGCCCGAAGAACTGTCGAACGACCTGTGTTCGCTGCGCCCGCATGTGAACCGTGCCTGCCTGGCCGTGCATATGCGCATCGACAAGGATGCGCGCCTGACCAGCTGGAAATTCGTGCGCGGATTGATGAAATCCGCCGCGCGGCTGACTTACGAGCAAGTGCAGGCGGCGCATGACGGCAACCCGGACGATACGACCGGCCCCTTGATGGACAAGGTCATCAAACCGCTCTATCAGGCCTATAGCCTGCTGAAACACGCCCGCGAACAGCGCGGCGCGCTGGAGCTGGATCTGCCGGAGCGCAAGGCGTTGATCGACGCGAAAGGTTTCCTGACCGCCGTTGTGCCGCGTGAACGCGTGGCCGCGCACCAGTTGATCGAGGAATTCATGATCCTCGCCAACGTCGCGGCGGCGGAGGCGCTGGAGAAGAAAAACGCGCCTTGCGTCTATCGTGTCCACGACCGCCCCGCCTATGACCGGCTGGAGGCGACGCGCGAATTCCTGAAAGAAATGGGCTATTCGCTGCCCAAATCCGACCAGCTGCAGCCCAAGGCGCTGAACCACATCCTGAAACTGTCGGCGGAGAAGGAAGACAAGCAGCTGGTGCATATGATGCTGCTGCGCACGCAAAGCGCGGCGGTCTATAGCCCCGACAACCTTGGCCATTTCGGCCTTGCATTGGAGCGTTACGCGCACTTCACATCCCCCATCCGCCGTTATGCGGATTTGCTGGTGCATCGTTCGTTGGTTCGCGCCTATGGTTTTGGCGCAGGCGGCATGACGGATGACGAAGCGGGCGACTTGCATGCCGCGGCGGAACATATTTCGCTGACCGAACGCCGGTCGATGGTGGCGGAGCGCGACGTGATGGACCGCTTCACCGCGCAGTTCCTGTCGAAAAACATCGGCAAGGAATTCAAGGGCCGCGTCAACAGCGTGACCCATTTCGGCATTTTCGTGCAGCTGGATGAAACCGGCGCGGACGGCATCGTGCCGATGAGCCACCTGCCCCGCGATTTTTACATCCATGACGAGAAACGCCACGCGCTGATTGGCAAGAACACCGGCCGCAGTTTCCGCCTGACCGATCCCGTGATCGTGCGCCTGATCGAGGCCGACCCGTTGCGCGGATCGACCGTGTTCGAAGTCATCGACGGCGGAGAGGCAGGCGGCAACAGCGCGCGCCCCGCGCATGGCCGCAACCGCGGGCAGAATTACCGCAAAAATGAAAAGCGTCGTGACGGCGGCAGCCGTGATAGAAACAGCGGCAGCCGCGGCGGGAAAAAAGGCGGCGGCAAGAAACGCCGCCGCTAA
- a CDS encoding diguanylate cyclase, producing the protein MATKKDSKQEMPHKAPTPPDSLERAQSIAISALEKLESLNLKPIPPLYELWYRYYEGDPEITRAVDSYTGAFDENTCHKIYKRYLGPGARDEAVRKVSDQVQQAITELASMMGTVQDATVEYGENLGDVSQKIAKARSIEDLGAVVSGILQETKVMVEKNQELENKLETSSEQVSELKKNLDNVKREALTDGLTGVANRKAFDKHILDMIEESTANATPMVLIMIDIDFFKKFNDTYGHQVGDQVLKLVARTLVDNVKGRDIVARYGGEEFSVLLPETPLSAGMKVGEMLRRSVETKEVVNKTSNENLGRITLSMGVAEYLPGESISRVIERADEALYKSKKTGRNRVTAADHPEAMMATLQAAPAVALAEPAPIKE; encoded by the coding sequence TTGGCTACCAAAAAAGACAGCAAACAAGAAATGCCGCACAAAGCGCCGACGCCGCCAGACAGCCTGGAGCGCGCGCAGAGCATTGCCATTTCCGCGCTGGAGAAACTGGAAAGCCTGAACCTCAAGCCGATCCCGCCGCTGTACGAGCTCTGGTACCGCTATTACGAAGGCGACCCCGAGATCACGCGCGCCGTGGACAGCTATACCGGTGCCTTCGACGAAAACACCTGCCACAAGATTTACAAACGCTATCTGGGCCCGGGCGCGCGCGACGAAGCCGTGCGCAAGGTCAGCGACCAGGTGCAGCAGGCCATCACCGAACTGGCCAGCATGATGGGCACGGTGCAGGACGCGACGGTCGAATACGGCGAAAACCTGGGCGATGTCAGCCAGAAAATCGCGAAAGCGCGCAGCATCGAGGATCTGGGCGCGGTCGTGAGCGGCATCCTGCAGGAAACCAAGGTCATGGTTGAAAAAAACCAGGAGCTGGAAAACAAGCTGGAAACGTCGTCTGAGCAGGTGAGCGAGCTCAAGAAAAACCTCGACAACGTCAAGCGCGAGGCGCTGACCGACGGCCTGACGGGCGTTGCCAACCGCAAGGCCTTCGACAAACATATTCTCGACATGATCGAGGAATCGACGGCGAATGCGACGCCGATGGTCCTCATCATGATCGATATCGACTTTTTCAAGAAGTTCAACGATACCTACGGCCACCAGGTAGGCGACCAAGTCTTGAAACTGGTCGCGCGTACGCTGGTCGATAACGTCAAGGGCCGCGACATCGTCGCCCGTTATGGCGGCGAGGAATTTTCGGTGCTGCTGCCCGAAACGCCGCTATCGGCCGGCATGAAGGTCGGCGAGATGCTGCGCAGATCGGTCGAGACGAAAGAAGTCGTCAACAAGACCAGCAATGAAAACCTCGGCCGCATCACGCTGTCGATGGGCGTCGCCGAATACCTGCCGGGCGAAAGCATTTCCCGCGTCATCGAACGCGCGGACGAGGCGCTTTATAAATCCAAGAAAACCGGCCGCAACCGCGTCACGGCGGCCGACCATCCCGAAGCGATGATGGCAACATTGCAGGCCGCGCCCGCCGTCGCGCTTGCCGAACCGGCACCGATCAAGGAATAG
- a CDS encoding TIGR00730 family Rossman fold protein translates to MTMIKSVSVYCGTAENVDPVFKEAATKLGGLLAHAGIRLVYGGGKAGLMGLVAKACFDGGGQVVGIIPDHVQEKEILNKDVTEMHIVDSFHTRKRMMVEKSDGFVILPGGFGTLDEAFEVLTWKYCGLHAKPVVFVNISGFYDPLLATIDHMIAKGFSQGWHRGLFRVVDAPEDVGGALADQLSQPGVASGKL, encoded by the coding sequence ATGACGATGATCAAATCAGTTTCTGTTTATTGCGGCACGGCCGAAAACGTCGACCCCGTGTTCAAGGAAGCGGCCACCAAGCTGGGCGGGCTGCTGGCCCATGCCGGCATCCGCCTTGTTTATGGCGGCGGCAAGGCGGGCCTGATGGGGCTTGTCGCCAAGGCCTGCTTCGATGGCGGCGGTCAGGTAGTGGGCATTATCCCTGACCATGTGCAGGAAAAGGAAATCCTGAACAAGGATGTCACCGAAATGCATATTGTCGATAGTTTTCACACCAGAAAACGCATGATGGTCGAAAAATCCGACGGTTTTGTCATTTTGCCGGGTGGTTTTGGCACGCTGGACGAGGCTTTTGAGGTTCTAACGTGGAAATATTGCGGTTTACACGCAAAACCGGTCGTTTTTGTGAATATTTCTGGCTTTTATGACCCTTTACTGGCCACAATCGACCATATGATTGCAAAGGGCTTTTCTCAGGGCTGGCATCGCGGGCTGTTCCGTGTCGTGGATGCGCCCGAAGATGTCGGTGGTGCGCTGGCAGACCAGCTGTCGCAGCCCGGCGTTGCGAGCGGCAAGCTTTAG
- a CDS encoding phosphatidylserine decarboxylase: MSDLLPLIKKVLFVPIHPAGYPFIGIFAVVTLLLAMVWAPFGFIGLVLTLWCVYFFRNPLRYTPVREGLIISPGDGIVSLIQEVPLPPELDDVKAQSGQVTGDALLDAATTTRVSVFLNVFDVHVNRSPADGEVRKVVYHPGKFLSADLDKASIENERSTVLLKMKDYPSSIVFVQIAGFVARRIINKSVAGQQMRAGDIYGLIRFGSRVDIYLPPGVAPLVSVGQRMVGGESVIADVHAKEPARIAECRNPAQ, translated from the coding sequence ATGAGCGACCTGCTGCCCCTGATCAAAAAAGTCCTGTTCGTGCCGATTCATCCGGCCGGTTATCCGTTTATCGGGATTTTCGCCGTTGTGACATTGCTGCTGGCGATGGTCTGGGCGCCGTTCGGCTTCATCGGACTGGTGCTGACTTTGTGGTGCGTTTATTTCTTCCGCAACCCGCTGCGCTACACGCCTGTGCGCGAAGGCCTGATCATTTCCCCCGGCGACGGCATCGTGAGCCTGATCCAGGAAGTGCCGCTGCCGCCTGAACTCGACGACGTGAAGGCGCAAAGCGGCCAGGTGACCGGCGACGCGCTGCTGGACGCCGCCACCACAACGCGCGTCAGCGTGTTCCTGAACGTGTTCGACGTGCATGTGAACCGCTCCCCCGCCGATGGCGAAGTACGCAAGGTTGTCTATCACCCCGGCAAGTTCCTGTCCGCCGACCTTGACAAAGCGAGCATCGAAAACGAACGCTCGACCGTTTTGCTGAAAATGAAGGATTATCCGTCGTCGATCGTCTTCGTGCAGATCGCGGGATTCGTTGCGCGCCGTATCATCAATAAATCGGTCGCGGGCCAGCAAATGCGCGCGGGCGACATCTACGGCCTGATCCGCTTCGGCAGCCGCGTCGATATCTACCTGCCGCCGGGCGTTGCCCCGCTCGTCAGCGTCGGCCAGCGCATGGTCGGCGGCGAAAGCGTGATCGCCGATGTGCATGCGAAAGAGCCTGCCCGCATCGCGGAATGCCGCAACCCCGCCCAATAA
- a CDS encoding phosphatidylcholine/phosphatidylserine synthase produces the protein MEKTARPKKLPLHKMIPNILTLAAMGCGMTSIKFAIAERWEMAVLAIVVAAFMDAFDGAAARLLKAQSKLGAELDSFSDFVNFGVAPAIIVYLWTLDNLPRWGWPVALVFAMAVALRLAKFNILSDDKDPNDPLSKYFVGVPSPLGAGLAIFPMIIGFMADKRNDFESAALHYLRDPQLIGLWLLVVAGMMVSNFPTLSSKQIRIPVRMKMPLLAFCGVFIACLINEPWPTLTALAIVYLISLPFGIAHYNRKARSLAKGEKDTDHEDGDDD, from the coding sequence ATGGAAAAGACCGCCCGCCCCAAAAAGCTGCCGCTGCATAAAATGATCCCCAACATCCTGACGCTGGCCGCGATGGGCTGCGGCATGACGTCGATCAAGTTTGCGATCGCGGAGAGATGGGAAATGGCGGTGCTGGCGATCGTGGTCGCGGCCTTCATGGACGCATTCGACGGCGCGGCGGCGCGGCTGTTAAAGGCGCAGAGCAAGCTGGGGGCGGAGCTGGACAGCTTTTCCGACTTCGTGAATTTCGGCGTGGCACCCGCGATCATCGTCTATCTGTGGACGCTCGACAACCTGCCGCGCTGGGGCTGGCCGGTGGCGCTGGTGTTCGCGATGGCGGTCGCGCTGCGCCTGGCGAAATTCAACATCCTGTCGGACGACAAGGACCCGAACGACCCGCTGAGCAAGTATTTCGTGGGCGTGCCGTCGCCGCTGGGCGCGGGTCTTGCGATCTTCCCGATGATCATCGGCTTCATGGCAGACAAGCGCAACGATTTCGAATCCGCCGCCCTGCATTATTTGCGCGACCCGCAGCTGATCGGGCTGTGGCTGCTGGTGGTGGCCGGTATGATGGTGAGCAATTTCCCGACGCTGTCGAGCAAGCAGATCCGCATTCCCGTGCGCATGAAGATGCCGCTGCTGGCGTTCTGCGGCGTGTTCATCGCCTGCCTGATCAACGAGCCGTGGCCGACGCTGACGGCGCTGGCGATCGTCTACCTGATTTCGCTGCCGTTCGGCATCGCGCATTACAACCGCAAGGCGCGGTCGCTCGCCAAAGGCGAGAAAGACACCGACCATGAAGACGGCGACGACGATTAA
- a CDS encoding YifB family Mg chelatase-like AAA ATPase, with the protein MVQRVGTVAFQGVEVLDIDVEVQISPGLPQFNIVGLPDKAVGESRERVRAAIHAIGLSIPAKRVTVNLAPADVLKEGSHFDLPIALGVLAAMGVFPGEELSHYTVLGELSLDGSIRAVAGVLPAAISASANERGIICPEACGGEAVWAGDLEVLAPANLVALLNHMKGTQVLTRPQAVMANDNTQRLDLADVKGQESAKRALEIAAAGGHNLLMMGPPGSGKSMLAARLPGILPPLSPAEALEVSMIHSIAGQLEGGRLIQTRPFRDPHHTASTPAIIGGGMRAKPGEISLAHHGVLFLDELPEFQRQALEALRQPLETRRALVSRANYHVTFPAKFQLVAAMNPCRCGHVADPGLACGKAPKCVADYQAKISGPVFDRIDIHIDVPAVKASDLSLPPPRENSATVALRVDRARQIQTDRLRDMGAPAHLLTNADADGDILTRIAPLEAPAQKLLTEAAEKMKLSARGYHRVLRVARTIADLSLAEQIHATHIAEALSYRRLRQDTARAA; encoded by the coding sequence GTGGTTCAGCGCGTCGGCACAGTCGCCTTTCAGGGCGTGGAAGTCCTCGACATTGATGTCGAGGTGCAGATTTCGCCGGGGCTGCCGCAATTCAATATCGTCGGATTGCCGGATAAAGCCGTCGGTGAAAGCCGTGAACGGGTGCGCGCCGCGATCCATGCTATCGGGTTGTCGATCCCCGCGAAACGCGTGACCGTCAACCTTGCCCCTGCCGATGTGTTGAAAGAGGGCAGCCATTTCGATTTGCCGATCGCGCTCGGTGTGCTGGCGGCGATGGGCGTTTTTCCGGGCGAAGAATTGTCGCATTACACGGTGCTGGGCGAATTGTCGCTCGATGGTTCGATCCGCGCGGTTGCGGGCGTGTTGCCCGCCGCGATTTCGGCATCGGCCAATGAACGCGGCATCATCTGCCCTGAGGCTTGCGGCGGTGAGGCGGTCTGGGCGGGCGACCTAGAAGTGCTTGCGCCCGCCAACCTTGTCGCGCTGCTCAACCATATGAAAGGCACGCAAGTGCTGACGCGCCCGCAGGCGGTGATGGCCAATGACAACACACAGCGCCTTGATCTTGCCGATGTGAAGGGTCAGGAAAGCGCGAAACGCGCGCTCGAAATTGCAGCGGCCGGCGGCCACAACCTTTTGATGATGGGGCCGCCCGGCTCCGGAAAATCGATGCTGGCCGCGCGGCTGCCCGGCATCCTGCCGCCGCTCTCTCCCGCCGAAGCGCTTGAAGTTTCCATGATCCATTCGATTGCGGGGCAGCTGGAGGGCGGGCGCTTGATTCAAACGCGCCCCTTCCGCGATCCGCATCACACGGCATCCACGCCCGCCATCATCGGCGGCGGCATGCGCGCCAAGCCCGGTGAAATTTCGCTGGCGCATCACGGCGTATTGTTCCTCGACGAACTGCCCGAATTCCAGCGTCAGGCATTGGAGGCGCTGCGCCAGCCGCTCGAAACCCGCCGCGCGCTGGTCAGTCGCGCGAATTACCATGTAACTTTCCCCGCGAAATTCCAGCTGGTGGCCGCCATGAACCCGTGCCGTTGCGGCCATGTCGCCGATCCCGGCCTTGCCTGCGGCAAAGCGCCCAAATGCGTCGCCGATTACCAGGCGAAAATTTCGGGCCCCGTGTTCGACCGTATCGACATCCATATCGATGTGCCGGCGGTCAAGGCATCTGATCTGTCGCTGCCGCCGCCGCGTGAAAATTCGGCGACGGTTGCCTTGCGCGTCGATCGCGCGCGCCAGATACAGACCGACCGCCTGCGCGATATGGGCGCGCCCGCACATCTGCTGACCAATGCCGATGCGGATGGCGATATATTAACGCGCATCGCGCCGCTCGAAGCACCGGCGCAAAAACTGCTGACCGAAGCCGCTGAAAAGATGAAATTGTCGGCCCGCGGCTATCACCGCGTGCTGCGCGTGGCCCGTACGATTGCCGATCTTTCGCTGGCGGAACAAATACATGCGACGCATATTGCCGAGGCGCTCAGTTACCGCCGGCTGCGGCAGGACACCGCGCGGGCGGCTTAA
- a CDS encoding redoxin domain-containing protein, with the protein MPRILFTLLTILFLLPAPAQAASKGYEILFDAKNEWLNSSRALTSEDASGRMVLLDFWTYGCINCMQIVPDLKKLEKEFGDKLLVVGVHSAKFSGEKGSERILSAAKRFGLEHPVINDSNFDVWDQFDVNAWPTQVLLDGKGEEVARYRGEGHYDEIRADIAKNIGDAKPESKTTLASLKAADEKTGSLKFPARLGFGEDTPWGELLFVADSGHNRIIGATLDGKIKVTIGSGTEGAGDGAFATASFNHPRGFGVVKGGVYIADTNNHLIRYADFATGKVTTVAGTGKQGYARDAKDDKAQETPMASPWDVEMLQDGKTLAIAMAGTHQLWTLDTVAKTVSVLAGTGKEFIDDGNAAESSLSQPSGLAPFGDTLYFVDAETSSLRKLKQGEVSTLIGTGLFDFGLIDGTYPKALMQHAQGLDVDAGRVVIADTYNNTLRLYDIASGKLSTANIEKDALDEPGDVLQLNGKMYVADTNHHRVAVFDPKTGKTATLTLSAD; encoded by the coding sequence ATGCCCCGCATCCTGTTTACCCTGCTGACCATCCTGTTCCTGCTGCCCGCGCCCGCACAGGCGGCGTCGAAGGGGTACGAGATTTTATTCGATGCAAAAAACGAATGGCTGAACAGCAGCCGTGCGCTGACATCGGAAGACGCAAGTGGCCGCATGGTGCTGCTGGATTTCTGGACCTATGGCTGCATCAACTGCATGCAGATCGTGCCCGACCTGAAAAAACTGGAAAAGGAATTCGGCGACAAGCTGCTGGTGGTGGGCGTGCATTCCGCCAAATTCAGCGGGGAAAAAGGCAGCGAACGCATTTTGTCGGCAGCGAAGCGTTTCGGCCTTGAACACCCCGTCATCAACGATTCAAATTTCGACGTCTGGGACCAGTTCGATGTGAATGCATGGCCGACGCAAGTATTGCTGGATGGCAAGGGCGAGGAAGTGGCGCGCTATCGCGGCGAAGGCCATTACGATGAAATCCGCGCCGATATCGCGAAAAATATCGGCGATGCAAAACCGGAATCGAAAACGACGCTGGCATCATTGAAGGCAGCCGATGAAAAAACCGGCAGCCTGAAATTCCCTGCACGCCTTGGTTTTGGCGAAGACACACCCTGGGGTGAATTGCTGTTCGTCGCCGATAGCGGCCATAACCGCATCATCGGCGCGACGCTGGACGGCAAAATAAAAGTCACCATCGGCAGCGGCACCGAAGGTGCTGGCGACGGCGCATTCGCAACCGCTTCGTTTAACCATCCGCGCGGCTTCGGCGTGGTCAAGGGCGGCGTTTATATCGCCGATACCAACAACCACCTGATCCGCTACGCCGATTTCGCGACCGGCAAAGTGACGACCGTTGCGGGCACCGGTAAACAGGGCTATGCGCGCGATGCCAAGGATGACAAGGCGCAGGAAACCCCGATGGCGTCACCCTGGGATGTGGAGATGCTGCAAGACGGCAAGACGCTGGCGATTGCCATGGCCGGCACGCACCAGCTGTGGACGCTGGACACCGTTGCGAAAACCGTTTCCGTACTGGCCGGCACGGGCAAGGAATTTATCGATGACGGCAATGCTGCGGAATCCTCGCTGTCGCAGCCGAGCGGCCTTGCGCCGTTTGGCGATACGCTTTACTTCGTCGATGCGGAAACATCCAGCCTGCGCAAATTGAAACAGGGTGAGGTCAGCACGCTGATCGGCACGGGGCTGTTCGATTTTGGCCTGATCGATGGCACATATCCAAAGGCGTTGATGCAGCATGCGCAGGGGCTGGATGTGGATGCGGGACGCGTGGTGATTGCCGATACCTATAACAACACGCTGCGCCTGTACGATATCGCATCCGGTAAGCTATCGACCGCCAACATTGAAAAAGACGCGCTGGACGAACCGGGCGATGTGCTGCAACTGAACGGCAAGATGTATGTGGCCGACACCAACCACCACCGCGTCGCCGTTTTCGACCCGAAAACGGGCAAAACCGCCACGTTAACGCTGTCGGCCGATTAA
- a CDS encoding class I SAM-dependent methyltransferase — MTAMPQASTAKSFCRGCHGTSQSRIGEKDGYALLRCADCKTVVVDPYPTPEQLNAFYQNYGKSEQYMRKKDSKLRRSLKRAKRMMAEKPPGKKFLDVGCSVGFMTEAARMAGCQSYGIDIDDTAVNIAREHFKDCTFETIDIAKLAERGDKFDMVYMSEVIEHVPDPDGFMAAVSKVMNKGALLYITAPDAGHFGVPKEFTKWDMVVPPHHLTYLTRDGMKRLLARHGITVEKFQIAFKPGMKAFARKGG; from the coding sequence ATGACCGCCATGCCGCAAGCATCGACCGCCAAATCATTTTGCCGTGGCTGCCATGGCACCAGTCAATCCCGCATCGGCGAAAAAGACGGCTACGCGCTGCTGCGCTGCGCCGATTGCAAGACGGTGGTGGTCGATCCCTACCCGACCCCCGAACAGCTCAACGCCTTCTACCAGAACTACGGCAAGAGCGAACAGTATATGCGCAAGAAAGACAGCAAGCTGCGCCGCAGCCTGAAGCGCGCGAAACGCATGATGGCCGAAAAACCGCCGGGCAAAAAATTCCTCGATGTCGGCTGCAGCGTGGGCTTCATGACCGAAGCCGCACGCATGGCGGGCTGCCAATCCTACGGCATCGATATCGACGACACCGCCGTGAACATCGCGCGCGAACATTTCAAGGACTGCACGTTTGAAACGATCGACATCGCAAAACTGGCGGAGCGCGGCGACAAGTTTGACATGGTCTATATGTCCGAAGTGATCGAACACGTGCCGGATCCCGACGGTTTCATGGCAGCTGTATCGAAAGTGATGAACAAGGGCGCGCTGCTTTATATCACCGCGCCCGATGCGGGGCATTTCGGTGTGCCGAAGGAATTCACCAAATGGGATATGGTCGTGCCGCCGCACCACCTGACCTATCTGACGCGCGACGGCATGAAACGCCTGCTGGCGCGCCACGGCATCACGGTCGAAAAATTCCAGATCGCCTTCAAGCCCGGCATGAAGGCCTTCGCGCGCAAAGGCGGATAA
- a CDS encoding Usg family protein: MANLILQLNEYRLTTAEILYHMPDHPKLLQQYLWQEYDLAPHFPELRKFLNFWEKKLDGRLHSVRVANKKLITADDIRHAREEYLIN; the protein is encoded by the coding sequence ATGGCAAATTTGATCCTGCAACTGAACGAGTACCGGCTGACGACCGCTGAAATTCTGTACCATATGCCCGATCATCCCAAGCTTCTGCAGCAATATCTCTGGCAGGAATACGACCTCGCCCCCCATTTCCCCGAGCTGCGCAAATTCCTGAATTTCTGGGAAAAGAAGCTCGACGGCCGCCTGCATTCGGTGCGCGTCGCGAATAAAAAGCTTATCACCGCCGACGACATCCGTCATGCGCGCGAGGAATACCTGATCAATTGA
- a CDS encoding co-chaperone GroES, whose protein sequence is MSTKFIPLHDRVLLRRLESDAKTAGGIIIPDTAKEKPAQGEVVAVGTGVRDEHGKLQPLAVKNGDTVLFSKWSGTEVNIDGEELLVVKESDIMGIIEAKKKSKAA, encoded by the coding sequence ATGAGCACGAAATTCATCCCCCTGCATGACCGCGTCCTGCTGCGCCGCCTTGAAAGCGACGCCAAGACTGCCGGCGGCATCATCATCCCCGACACCGCGAAAGAAAAGCCTGCGCAAGGCGAAGTCGTAGCCGTCGGCACCGGCGTCCGTGACGAACACGGCAAGCTGCAGCCCCTCGCTGTGAAAAACGGCGACACCGTGCTGTTCAGCAAATGGTCGGGCACCGAAGTGAACATCGATGGCGAAGAGCTGCTGGTCGTGAAAGAAAGCGACATCATGGGCATCATCGAAGCCAAAAAAAAATCCAAAGCCGCGTAA